One Archangium violaceum genomic window, TCGCAGCCTGCCCAGTCGCTCCCGATGCCGCGTCAGCTGCACCTCCAACCGCCTCGCCTCCGCCCCGTCTCCTCTCGACTCCGCTTCCTTCCGCTCCTGCTCCAGCCTCTCGATGTCCCGCCCCAGCAGCTCCGTGATGCGCACCAGCTTCCCGTGCCGCCACGCCGCCGTCTGCGGCTTCTCCGGCTCGATGGGATCGTTCTGCTGCGGCAACGGATTCGCCACCTCGGGCTCCGGCACCTCGTCCCCGGGTCCGAGGGGCACCACCGTCCCCCGCCCCTCCGCGATCTCCATGCGTGGCGCGGCCTTCACCGGCTCGGGATTCGTCGGCGCGGGGACAACAGGGGATACGACGGGCGGCGTCGGCGTGGACGCCACGGGAGACGCCGTCACGCGCGGACCCGCCTTCTCCGAGGGCCTCACCTCCGGCCCGGGCCAGAAGATGCGCAGCGCCAACGCCGCCCCCAACAGCAGGCCCGCGGCGAGCGGTGGAACGAATCGGGACCGGTTGTTCATCATGCTCCTCACAGGCGCAGCTTCCACCCGTCCGGATGCCGCTCCACACGCAGGAGCAGCGGTTGCTCGCGGACCTGCCCATCCCGAGCCACCCGCGCACGCACCACCACCGCGTTCGGGTCGCGCCCGTCCACCTTCACGTCCAGCACCTCCACCAGGGAGAAGCCGTGCGCGTTCATCTCGTCCACCGTCGCGCGGCAGGTGTCGGCCGCCTTGCCGATCAGCAGGGCGCCGAGCACCGCGCAGTCCCCCCCGGGCAGCGCCTCGAAGAAGCGCTGCACCGTGTCCCGCGCGGCCTCGGTCTTTCTCGACTCCGGATTGCAGGCGAGGGCGGCCAGCAGGCCCAGCCACAACGCGGCACGCGGCACCGCCCTCACCGTCAGCGAGCGCATCATCAGTAGCAGTTGGGAGCGTACATCTCGTCGTCGCTCGCGGAGGCGAACTGGTCGTCGCAGTAGGCGCTCGCCAGCGCGTGGCCGTTGCGCACGCAGCCGTCGTGGTTGGTGGCGTCCAGCGTGTACTGGGTGTCACCGCCGCAACCGCCGCCGCAGCGGCCGAAACAGTTGCCCATCACCTTCGGGCGGCTCCAGTGGTCCGGCTCGCCGCACACCCACGAGCCACTGCGCAGGTAGTACTCGTCGCCACTGCACGTGCCGTGGTTGCCGAGCTGGGCGATCTGCTGGTTGATGGTCGAGTCGAAGCCGCCATGCTGGCAGTCGTGCTTCGCGTACGAGTACCAGTTGTAGGAGCCACCGCAGCTGCCCGTCCAGGAGCCATTGCACTTCGCGTAGCTGCACAGCATGGTGTAGCCACGGCCCTGCTCGCCCATGACCGTGCGCTGCAGCTCCACCGTCGTCGGATGCTGCGACCACAGGCTCACCGCGCGCCGCAGGTACTTCGCCTCGGCCGCCGCCGCGTCACCCGCCGGCAGCTGCGAGTTGAGCGCCGCGTACAGGCCGGACAAGAGCTCACGGTCCCCGTCCAGCATCTGCGTGCCCTGCCCGCTCTCCTCCGCGAAGCCGTCCAGCGTCGACACGCCATTCACCGCGTCCACCAGGCCCGTCAGCGTCATGCCGTTCTGCCGCACCTCGATGCGGTAGACGCCCTGCTCCACCTCCCGCGAGGCGAAGCGCGCCTCCGAGCCCCCCTGCGTGAAGCGGCCGGACACCACACCGGCCTCCTGCGTCAGCTCCAGCCCGTCCGCCGCTCGTCCCGCCTCGGCGGACCCGCTGTCCTGCCCTCCGCAGCCCCACAGCATCATCGCGGTGACCGCTCCCAAGACTTTCCGCATAAGCTCGTATCCCTCTTGCGCGGGCGTTTCCCAAATGCGCATAGAACGAGAGGAATCCAGATTTAGCGGAACTGTCGTTTTCCAGCAAGTCGGGGTGCGTCAAAGCCCCACGTCGTCCCGGTGGAAGAGGGGCAGCGCCCCTGCGGCGCGAACCAGTCCTTGAGCGTTCTCCGGCAGGGACTCGTGGGCCCCCGTGACGAGCAGTCCCCCGGGAGCCAGACGTTCCAGGAGCCGCATCAGCACCTCGTGCTGCACGGACCTCGCGAAGTAGGTGAAGGCCACGTTGCGGCAGAGCACCAGGTGGAAGGGGCCCTCGGGCATGCGCTGGCGCAGATCCTCACAGCGGAAGCCGATGCCCTCGCGGTACTCGGGCCGCAGGCACAGCTCGCCCTCCTGGGGCGTGAAGGCCTCGTCCACCCAATCGGAGGGGAGCTCGCGCAACGTGGCGCGCCGGTAGCAGCCACGGCGGGCGCGCTCCAGGAGCGAGGCATCCGCGTCGGTGGCCACCAGCTCCAGGCGGAAGTCCGGGAAGCGCGGCCGCAGGCCCAGGTGGAAGAGGACGGCCACGGTATAGGGCTCCTCGCCCGAGGCACACCCCGCGCTCCACACGCGCAGGACACGCTCCCCGCGAGCGCGAGCGGCCTCCATCACCCGGGGAAGGAGCGGCTCACGGAGCGCATCGAAGACGCCCTGGTCCCGGTAGAAGCGCGAGATGGTGACGCGGCACAGGGCGTCCAGCACGGCCCGCTCGGCGGGGTCCGCCTCCAGCCGCTCGAGGTACGCGGACAATCCCGCCACACCGAGCGCCTTCATCCTCCGGCCCACGCGCTTGCACACCTGCCCGCGCACGCGGCGGAAGCCCTCGTAACGCAGGCCCAGGCGCGGCGCGGCCCACCGCAGCAACTCCAGACACTCGGCATCCGTCACGTGGCACCTCCCTGAACGGAGTCAGTCGAGAAATCGGCGTTCCCAGCGACGCCTGTCCTCCGGGCCGAAGTCCTTGTCGAACAGGGGCCCCTCGTAGAGCCAGGGTTCCAGCACGCGCGCCAGCTCGCGGTAGGCGGGCGGTGTGCGGCCCTGCTCGGTATCACCTGCTTCCGGCCACTCCCCCAGCGTCACCACCGCCCGCTCCCCGTCCAACATGGCACGCGCTCACCAGAAGACTCCTTCGCGAGGGCCAATCAGCTCGACCTCGGGCCCGAATGCTTCCCTGTAGATGTCTCCTTGGAGCTTACCCTCGTAGCGGTGTCCCACGGGGTACCGCCTCCATCTGGGCTGCTCCTCGAAGTTCACACCCAGCTTCATCCCGGCACACGTCATGGCCACCTCGTGCATCTCCAGCCCGAGCCGCATGGCCCACGTCACGCCGCGCCCCTTCGCGTCCACCGTCATCTATTGGCATCAAGGGGACGCTCCAGCGCAGCTTCAAGGGCTCCATCCAGGTGGTGGAGGCGCAGCCGGATGGCTCCTGGAGTAACCCGGTTCTCACCGTCTCCAACCACCTCCCCCAGTGGCTCGGGTACGCCGTGCGCGACGCCTGCTCCATCGAAGGAGAGGGGTGCGACAACGGTGGTGCCTCCTGCTGCAATAATCTCTACTGCATGACGGAGAGTGGCGAGTCTTGCACCACGGAAGCCAACTGCACCTGCAGGCCTCCTGAGCGCTGGTAGCACCGCATCAGTGACGAGGGGGCTTGCCTCGAGCACGCCCCTCCCGTCCGCCCTCCGGGTCTTTACGTCGGCGAGCGCGGACCTAGCGGCGCGTGAGCTTGCAGCCCAGGGATCTGGTGCCGCTCTTGACCTCGAAGTAGTACTGGCCGGGTTTGCTCATGGATATCAGCGCGAAGCGCTCGCAGATGCGCGCGCGCTGATAGTTATCGTAGCTCCCGTACTGGTCGTAGGCGGTGATCGTCCTGGGCGTGGCCTCCCCCTGAAGGATGCCGGTGATCTTCGCCGTGCTCGCACTCTCCATCTCGAAGCTGTCCACGGTCTCGAACACGTAGACGGTCGTGTCGGACTGCGCCGAGGCGAACGGCAGGGGCGAAAGCGTGAGCAGCAGCGCGGCGCTGGAAATGAGTGCCTTGAGGTTCATGATGTGGGTCCCCCCTCGAATGGGTACGTTGCACGCGGGGTTCTAGCCCAAGCTCACGCCGGGAGCACTTCTCGTCGTGAATCAATCCCGCGCCGAAGTGTTGGAGCACTCAGGAGCCCATCATGAATCGACCCAAGTACCGCCTGCTCGCCCTGTCGCTGACCTGCCTGGCCGCGGGAGCCACCGGCTACGGCGTCAGCGAGGCCGCGACGAAGCGCGGCACGAGCACCGGCGCCAACTCGTCCCTCGCGGCCGAGATGGTGGCCGCGCACAACCAGGCCCGGGCGAAGGCGAAGCCCACGCCGAAGCCGGCGCTGCCACCCCTCACCTGGTCGGAGGACGCCGCCAAGGTCGCGCGGGCCTACGCGGCCCAGTGCAGGTTCGAGCACAACAAGAACCGGGGCAAATACGGGGAGAACCTCGCGGCCGCGGCGCCCCCGGACTCCAAGACGAACACGCAGGTGGTCCAGGACTGGGTGTCCGAGTCCGCCGACTACTCATACGCGACGAACAAGTGCGCGCCGGGCAAGGTGTGCGGCCACTACACGCAGGTGGTGTGGCGCAACACGACGCAGGTGGGCTGCGCGAGCGTCACCTGCACGAAGAACTCGCCCTTCGGCGCGAAGTTCCCCACCTGGCGGCTCTGGGTGTGCAACTACGCGCCGCCGGGCAACTACGTGGGGCAGAAGCCGTACTGACCCACGCGGCCCGAGGCGAGGCCCGCCCCACCGGGGCTCACTGCTTCAGGTGCTCGGCGAGGAACGCCCTCACCTGCTCCCACGAGGCGGCGGCGGCCTCGGCGTCGTAGCGTCCCGGCGCCGACGGGTTCGCGAAGGCGTGTGGCGCGTCGTACTTCAGGATCTTGTGCGGCACCCCCGCGTCCGACAGCGCCTCGTCGAACTCCTCCACCACGTCGTTGGGGATGGACTCGTCCTTCGTCCCGAAGACGCCCAGCACCGGCGCCTTGATGGACTTGAGCTCCTGCGCGTCCGTCACCGGCCGCCCGTAGTACATGACCACCGCGCTCAGCTCGGGGATGGTCATCCCCGCCCGGAGTGACCACCCGCCCCCGAAGCACCAGCCGATGACGCCCGTGCGCGTCGACTGCACCCGGTTGGACGTCATCAGGAAGGCGTGCGCCGCCTTGAGGATCTCCTCCGCGCGCTTCGCGTCCACCGTCTTCATGGTGGCCATCGCCTCCTCGGGCGTGGTGGCCACCTTGCCGCCGTACAGGTCCACCGCCAGCGCCGCGTAGCCCTCGGCCGCCAACCGGTCCGCCCAGTGCATGATGTGCTCGTTGAGGCCCCACCACTCGTGGACGACGAGCACCCCCGGCATGGGCGCCTCCGCGTTCTCCGGCAGGCTCAGGTAGGCCCGCGCGCCCGCCACCTCCACCATCTGCCCCTTGCGCGGCGGCGCCGCCTCCGCCTTCAGCTCGTGCAGCGCCTGGAACTGCTTCTCCGTCAGCCCGCCCAGCTCCTCGCGCCGCTCCTCCGAGCCCGCCTTCTCCGCCCCC contains:
- a CDS encoding CheR family methyltransferase, producing the protein MTDAECLELLRWAAPRLGLRYEGFRRVRGQVCKRVGRRMKALGVAGLSAYLERLEADPAERAVLDALCRVTISRFYRDQGVFDALREPLLPRVMEAARARGERVLRVWSAGCASGEEPYTVAVLFHLGLRPRFPDFRLELVATDADASLLERARRGCYRRATLRELPSDWVDEAFTPQEGELCLRPEYREGIGFRCEDLRQRMPEGPFHLVLCRNVAFTYFARSVQHEVLMRLLERLAPGGLLVTGAHESLPENAQGLVRAAGALPLFHRDDVGL
- a CDS encoding type VI immunity family protein — translated: MLDGERAVVTLGEWPEAGDTEQGRTPPAYRELARVLEPWLYEGPLFDKDFGPEDRRRWERRFLD
- a CDS encoding dienelactone hydrolase family protein, with amino-acid sequence MNPRMKWGVMAAVLLALGGCATKQGAEKAGSEERREELGGLTEKQFQALHELKAEAAPPRKGQMVEVAGARAYLSLPENAEAPMPGVLVVHEWWGLNEHIMHWADRLAAEGYAALAVDLYGGKVATTPEEAMATMKTVDAKRAEEILKAAHAFLMTSNRVQSTRTGVIGWCFGGGWSLRAGMTIPELSAVVMYYGRPVTDAQELKSIKAPVLGVFGTKDESIPNDVVEEFDEALSDAGVPHKILKYDAPHAFANPSAPGRYDAEAAAASWEQVRAFLAEHLKQ
- a CDS encoding CAP domain-containing protein → MNRPKYRLLALSLTCLAAGATGYGVSEAATKRGTSTGANSSLAAEMVAAHNQARAKAKPTPKPALPPLTWSEDAAKVARAYAAQCRFEHNKNRGKYGENLAAAAPPDSKTNTQVVQDWVSESADYSYATNKCAPGKVCGHYTQVVWRNTTQVGCASVTCTKNSPFGAKFPTWRLWVCNYAPPGNYVGQKPY